The Ziziphus jujuba cultivar Dongzao chromosome 7, ASM3175591v1 genome includes a region encoding these proteins:
- the LOC107424460 gene encoding pentatricopeptide repeat-containing protein At3g51320 — MARFSMRDLLSLRNTIFTYPSKNHPSRHSISSSLFCYYYSSSSSTASEFENLKTLINLNRYQWLPLLDTSQSITQVCQIHAHLITAGHFDSFLARKLLKFYWDFGNVDYTISIFRYIDYPGTFCINTVIKAYSVSSTPQYAVVFYFELLRRGFSPNSHTFPPLIGSCAKMGCVESGRKCHGQAIKNGVNHEPPVQNSLIHMYGSCGSVTLALKVFNQMPIRELVSWNSLVDGYARFGNLDFAHRVFAAMPERNLASWNIIMSGYLKGGIPGCVLKLFRKMVKTGLKGNDITMVNALTACTRSARLKEGRSIHGYLIRSFFKSSIFLDTALINMYWKCHKVDVACRVFESMTEKNLVSWNAMILGHCIHGNPEDGIKLYNKVVRRTRSSDGEAKSTKGLRPDEILDGIFPDEITFIGVLCACARAKLLAEGRDYVHEMVNVFGIKPNFAHYWCIANIFASLGLIQQAEDTIRNMPQDAMFMSPESLVWANLLGLCRFQGDVSLGERIANTLIDMEPQNHAYYQLLLNVYAVAGRWEDAAKVKQMVKEKRVGRMPGCNLVDLKDIVHDLRVEEYWHGGMAESNI; from the coding sequence ATGGCAAGGTTTTCTATGCGAGATCTCTTAAGCTTAAGGAATACCATTTTCACATATCCATCAAAGAACCACCCCTCCAGACACTCTATTTCTTCGTCcctgttttgttattattattcttcttcttcttctactgcCTCAGAATTTGAAAATCTCAAAACGTTGATAAACTTGAATCGCTATCAATGGCTTCCACTTCTAGACACGTCTCAGAGCATTACCCAAGTATGCCAAATCCACGCCCACTTGATTACTGCAGGTCATTTCGACTCCTTTTTGGCCAGGAAGCTTCTCAAGTTTTACTGGGACTTCGGCAATGTCGATTATACTATATCGATTTTCAGATATATAGATTATCCCGGTACTTTCTGCATTAATACGGTAATCAAGGCCTACTCGGTGAGTTCCACGCCGCAATATGCTGTAGTGTTTTACTTCGAACTATTGAGAAGAGGGTTTTCTCCCAATAGCCACACTTTTCCGCCGTTAATTGGGTCTTGTGCGAAGATGGGTTGTGTTGAATCTGGACGGAAGTGCCATGGGCAGGCTATAAAGAATGGAGTTAACCATGAGCCGCCGGTTCAaaactctttgattcacatgtaTGGTAGTTGTGGAAGTGTTACTCTTGCTCTGAAGGTGTTCAACCAAATGCCAATACGGGAATTGGTGTCTTGGAATTCACTTGTTGATGGGTATGCAAGATTTGGTAATTTGGATTTTGCTCATAGAGTTTTTGCCGCAATGCCTGAAAGAAATCTGGCCTCTTGGAATATTATAATGAGTGGGTATTTGAAAGGTGGAATTCCCGGATGTGTGCTAAAGCTGTTTAGAAAAATGGTGAAGACGGGTTTAAAAGGCAATGATATCACAATGGTGAATGCACTCACTGCTTGCACTCGGTCAGCTAGATTAAAGGAAGGAAGATCAATTCATGGATATTTGATCAGGTCCTTCTTTAAGTCGAGCATATTTCTCGACACAGCTCTGATAAATATGTATTGGAAATGTCATAAAGTGGATGTGGCCTGTAGAGTGTTTGAGAGCATGACAGAGAAGAATTTGGTTAGCTGGAATGCAATGATCTTGGGGCATTGCATTCATGGTAATCCTGAAGATGGGATTAAGCTATACAATAAAGTAGTGCGAAGAACAAGGTCATCGGATGGAGAAGCCAAATCTACCAAGGGTTTAAGACCAGATGAAATTCTGGATGGAATTTTCCCTGATGAAATTACTTTCATTGGTGTTCTCTGCGCCTGTGCTCGTGCAAAACTGCTGGCCGAAGGCAGAGATTACGTTCATGAAATGGTTAATGTGTTTGGAATAAAGCCCAATTTTGCACATTATTGGTGCATAGCTAATATTTTTGCTAGTTTGGGGCTTATCCAGCAGGCAGAGGATACCATTAGGAACATGCCACAAGATGCAATGTTTATGTCTCCGGAATCGCTGGTGTGGGCTAATTTACTCGGTTTATGTCGCTTCCAAGGAGATGTTTCTTTAGGGGAGCGAATAGCAAACACTCTCATTGATATGGAACCTCAGAACCATGCTTACTACCAATTGCTACTGAATGTGTATGCTGTGGCAGGTCGGTGGGAGGATGCTGCCAAGGTAAAACAGATGGTAAAGGAGAAAAGAGTGGGCAGAATGCCAGGATGCAACCTTGTAGACTTGAAAGACATTGTCCACGATTTAAGAGTGGAGGAATATTGGCATGGGGGCATGGCAGAATCCAATATTTGA
- the LOC107424463 gene encoding uncharacterized protein LOC107424463 isoform X1 encodes MVSRSHVRGVSTSCEANESFWRSIGIPEAARRSVGERQRGQMVRVSAKLLKEAGSGLNKTLSQILVCPVSKQPLRFCEETNSLISDAIGVSFPIKDGIPCLVPQDGKILDIEGTNNAAESPGKKE; translated from the exons ATGGTTTCACGTTCGCACGTGCGCGGTGTTTCCACCTCGTGTGAGGCAAACGAATCGTTTTGGCGAAGTATCGGAATTCCGGAAGCTGCGAGGAGATCAGTGGGAGAGCGGCAGAGAGGGCAAATGGTGAGGGTAAGCGCAAAGCTTCTGAAGGAAGCAGGGTCCGGGCTCAACAAGACTCTCTCTCAGATTCTCGTCTGTCCGGTATCTAAGCAACCCTTACG GTTCTGTGAGGAAACGAATTCTCTTATAAGTGATGCCATTGGAGTTTCCTTTCCC ATAAAAGATGGAATCCCCTGTTTAGTGCCTCAGGATGGAAAAATATTAGACATTGAGGGCACTAACAATGCTGCGGAGTCACCAGGGAAAAAGGAGTAA
- the LOC107424463 gene encoding uncharacterized protein LOC107424463 isoform X2, with protein MVSRSHVRGVSTSCEANESFWRSIGIPEAARRSVGERQRGQMVRVSAKLLKEAGSGLNKTLSQILVCPIKDGIPCLVPQDGKILDIEGTNNAAESPGKKE; from the exons ATGGTTTCACGTTCGCACGTGCGCGGTGTTTCCACCTCGTGTGAGGCAAACGAATCGTTTTGGCGAAGTATCGGAATTCCGGAAGCTGCGAGGAGATCAGTGGGAGAGCGGCAGAGAGGGCAAATGGTGAGGGTAAGCGCAAAGCTTCTGAAGGAAGCAGGGTCCGGGCTCAACAAGACTCTCTCTCAGATTCTCGTCTGTCCG ATAAAAGATGGAATCCCCTGTTTAGTGCCTCAGGATGGAAAAATATTAGACATTGAGGGCACTAACAATGCTGCGGAGTCACCAGGGAAAAAGGAGTAA
- the LOC107424461 gene encoding SKP1-like protein 1A, giving the protein MASKKITLRSSDGETFEVEEAVALQSQTIKHMIEDDCVDNGIPIPNVTSKILAKVIEYCNKHVVDSTKLDDRSSDDELKNWDADFVKVDQATLFDLILAANYLNIKSLLDLTCQTVADMIKGKTPEEIRKTFNIKNDFTPEEEEEVRRENQWAFE; this is encoded by the exons ATGGCATCAAAGAAGATCACCCTGAGGAGTTCGGACGGCGAGACTTTCGAGGTTGAGGAGGCTGTTGCTCTTCAATCGCAGACCATCAAGCACATGATCGAGGACGACTGCGTCGACAACGGTATTCCTATACCAAACGTCACCAGCAAGATTCTCGCCAAGGTTATCGAGTACTGCAACAAGCACGTCGTCGACTCTACCAAACTGGATGACCGCTCTTCCGATGACGAGCTCAAGAACTGGGACGCCGATTTCGTCAAGGTCGATCAGGCCACCCTCTTCGACCTCATTCTG GCTGCAAACTACTTGAACATCAAGAGCCTACTGGACCTAACATGCCAAACTGTTGCAGACATGATCAAGGGAAAGACCCCAGAAGAGATCCGAAAGACATTCAACATCAAGAATGACTTTACCCCTGAGGAAGAGGAGGAGGTTCGCCGGGAGAACCAATGGGCTTTTGAATGA